From Pelosinus fermentans DSM 17108, the proteins below share one genomic window:
- a CDS encoding HD-GYP domain-containing protein: protein MLLNDVKENMILAQDIVDRYGRTLVTAGMPLKQELINLLKKHEIFSISVRDDKTSNYEISKAYDLINMDTRLKLISNVEDAFNSTDGLVRHLTQLQNYVNDIVSTLAKNKNVLMYLDDVNSTSDYLFMHSVNVGLFSIIIGIAMDLPYDELCLLGMGGLLHDFGKTRITKYILDKQGQLTSEEFNEIKEHAALGYNILKIDTYLDYRVTFMALQHHERCDGSGYPWGISGHQIHPLARIVAVADVYDALTTNRVYRSRLSSFEAMEIINKGSEIHFDSNVIEAFNRIAIPYQIDSNVKLTNGIEGKVLRLNSSNLARPLITTPAGIINLLHEPDIAIIATSY from the coding sequence ATGTTGTTAAATGATGTCAAGGAAAATATGATTTTAGCACAAGATATCGTCGATAGATATGGTAGGACACTCGTAACAGCAGGTATGCCATTAAAACAGGAATTAATTAATTTACTTAAAAAGCATGAAATCTTTTCTATTTCTGTGCGTGATGATAAAACTAGTAATTATGAAATTAGTAAAGCATATGATTTAATTAATATGGATACTAGGTTAAAATTAATTTCAAATGTTGAAGATGCTTTTAACAGTACTGATGGTTTAGTTCGACATTTAACACAATTGCAGAATTATGTAAATGATATTGTATCTACATTAGCGAAAAATAAAAATGTTCTCATGTATTTAGATGACGTTAATTCTACAAGTGATTATTTATTTATGCATAGCGTCAACGTGGGTCTGTTCTCTATAATTATCGGTATTGCGATGGATTTGCCTTATGATGAATTATGCCTTTTAGGTATGGGCGGATTACTGCATGATTTTGGGAAAACTAGAATCACAAAGTATATTTTAGATAAGCAAGGTCAACTAACATCAGAAGAGTTTAACGAAATTAAAGAACACGCTGCTCTTGGTTATAATATTCTTAAAATAGATACTTACCTAGATTATCGTGTTACATTTATGGCATTACAGCACCATGAACGCTGCGATGGCAGTGGATATCCTTGGGGAATATCAGGGCATCAGATCCATCCATTAGCACGAATTGTAGCTGTTGCAGATGTTTATGATGCGCTGACTACAAATCGAGTATACCGCTCACGCCTGAGCTCTTTTGAGGCAATGGAAATTATTAACAAAGGCAGTGAGATTCATTTTGATTCAAATGTAATAGAAGCATTTAATCGCATTGCTATTCCTTATCAAATTGATAGTAATGTCAAACTTACGAATGGTATAGAAGGTAAGGTTCTTAGACTCAACAGTAGTAATTTAGCACGACCATTAATTACGACTCCGGCTGGCATAATAAATCTATTACACGAACCAGATATTGCTATTATTGCTACAAGTTACTAA
- the larB gene encoding nickel pincer cofactor biosynthesis protein LarB → MDINNLRNVLQDFQASRLSLDEAIDKLKILPYEDLDFVKIDHHRMIRQGFPEVIFCQGKTAEQVATIMKSLAVHNNSILATRATEAMYAVVKAVLPEAQFYEVPKIIYVKRDTIEPDSQRFVLVMSAGTSDIPVAEEAAVTAEIMGNKVERVYDVGVAGIHRLFAHQDIIQNANVIIVAAGMEGALASVVGGMVAKPVIALPTSVGYGASFNGLAALLSMLNSCAAGISVVNIDNGFGAGRLASIINKMR, encoded by the coding sequence ATGGATATTAATAATTTACGCAATGTATTGCAAGACTTTCAAGCAAGTCGATTGTCTTTGGATGAAGCAATAGATAAGCTTAAAATTTTACCATATGAAGATTTAGACTTTGTAAAAATTGATCATCATCGTATGATCAGACAGGGATTCCCTGAAGTGATATTTTGTCAAGGGAAAACAGCAGAACAAGTAGCAACAATTATGAAAAGTTTAGCTGTACATAACAATAGTATATTAGCTACTCGAGCAACTGAAGCTATGTATGCAGTGGTAAAGGCTGTACTGCCAGAAGCACAGTTCTACGAAGTACCTAAAATAATTTATGTTAAACGTGATACGATAGAACCTGATAGTCAACGATTTGTTCTCGTTATGTCTGCGGGTACAAGCGACATACCTGTCGCTGAAGAGGCCGCTGTTACAGCAGAAATCATGGGAAATAAAGTAGAGCGCGTTTATGATGTTGGCGTTGCTGGTATCCACCGATTATTTGCGCATCAAGATATTATTCAAAATGCTAATGTAATTATTGTAGCTGCAGGTATGGAAGGCGCCTTGGCTAGTGTCGTTGGAGGTATGGTTGCTAAACCAGTAATTGCATTGCCTACTAGTGTGGGCTACGGTGCTAGTTTTAATGGGTTAGCAGCTTTATTAAGTATGTTAAATAGCTGTGCAGCCGGAATATCAGTGGTAAATATTGACAATGGGTTTGGAGCAGGACGATTAGCGAGTATTATTAATAAAATGAGGTGA
- the folE2 gene encoding GTP cyclohydrolase FolE2, which produces MKDVQNISDNRGIAIQNVGVSDVRLPFLIKTKADSLQSVLATISLTVNLPKEYKGTHMSRFIEILSEWSQKPVSYREMELILMDTVNKLDAEHAQMDIYFKYFIEKTAPISGFKSMLDVDCLFSAQLTKGKPLDFILGVDVPFTSLCPCSKEISAYGAHNQRGLMKVKIKNTDGQFIWIEDLVALMEAEGSCPIYPLLKREDEKYVTEHAYENAKFVEDVLRDLVLSLRQQKSIRWFEVQCENYESIHNHSAYAKHVEHLKA; this is translated from the coding sequence TTGAAAGACGTTCAAAATATTTCCGACAATCGTGGCATCGCAATTCAAAATGTAGGTGTTAGCGATGTACGCTTGCCGTTTCTTATAAAGACGAAGGCAGACTCCCTTCAGTCTGTTTTAGCAACGATAAGCCTTACTGTTAATTTACCAAAAGAATATAAAGGCACTCATATGAGCCGCTTCATCGAAATTTTGAGTGAGTGGAGTCAAAAACCTGTCTCTTATCGAGAAATGGAATTGATCTTAATGGATACTGTCAATAAACTTGATGCTGAGCATGCACAAATGGATATTTATTTTAAATATTTTATTGAAAAAACTGCTCCTATTAGCGGCTTTAAAAGTATGCTTGATGTTGATTGCCTGTTTTCAGCTCAGCTAACCAAAGGCAAACCTTTAGATTTTATTTTAGGTGTTGATGTTCCATTTACCTCCTTATGCCCTTGCAGTAAAGAGATTTCAGCATATGGTGCACATAACCAGCGGGGACTGATGAAGGTGAAAATCAAAAATACAGATGGACAGTTTATTTGGATTGAGGATTTGGTGGCTTTAATGGAGGCAGAAGGAAGCTGCCCTATTTATCCTCTATTAAAACGTGAAGATGAGAAGTACGTAACAGAGCATGCTTATGAAAATGCAAAATTCGTTGAAGATGTCTTAAGGGATTTGGTTTTATCTTTACGCCAGCAAAAATCAATTCGATGGTTTGAAGTACAATGTGAAAATTACGAGTCTATTCATAATCACAGCGCTTATGCCAAACATGTTGAACATCTAAAAGCTTAA
- the queC gene encoding 7-cyano-7-deazaguanine synthase QueC — translation MKAVVLLSGGLDSTVCMAVAHSKGYELFPISFNYNQRHARELESAESVAQYYNVTKHIIIETNMNVIGGSALTDGQLTVPTGNIDSHQIPVTYVPARNLIFLSYALGYAEVTGADKIFIGVNALDYSGYPDCRPEFINLFQQVADYSTKAGVQDHRKIVIETPLLQLTKKDIVLLGKNLDAPLQFTTSCYNGEPVACGECDSCLLRLKGFAEAGTIDPIIYRTRSE, via the coding sequence ATGAAAGCAGTTGTATTATTGTCAGGTGGATTAGATTCTACAGTATGCATGGCTGTAGCCCATAGTAAAGGTTATGAGCTTTTTCCTATCAGCTTTAATTATAATCAGCGTCATGCTCGTGAATTAGAAAGCGCTGAAAGTGTAGCTCAATATTATAATGTCACTAAACATATTATTATTGAAACCAACATGAATGTAATCGGCGGCAGTGCTTTAACCGATGGGCAATTGACAGTACCTACTGGTAATATCGATAGCCATCAAATTCCTGTAACGTATGTGCCTGCTAGGAATTTGATTTTTTTAAGCTATGCTTTAGGTTATGCAGAGGTGACGGGAGCAGATAAAATTTTTATTGGTGTGAATGCTCTTGATTATTCAGGTTATCCTGATTGTCGACCTGAATTTATCAATCTCTTTCAACAAGTTGCCGATTATAGTACAAAAGCTGGGGTACAGGATCATCGAAAGATAGTAATAGAAACTCCCTTATTGCAATTAACTAAGAAAGATATTGTTTTGTTGGGTAAGAATCTAGATGCTCCTCTTCAATTTACTACCAGTTGTTATAATGGAGAGCCAGTTGCCTGCGGAGAATGTGATAGCTGCCTTTTGCGTTTAAAAGGTTTTGCTGAAGCAGGTACAATAGATCCTATTATTTATAGAACTAGGAGTGAATAA
- a CDS encoding ACT domain-containing protein: MIGQKSVFFLVREEILPEAIKKTIKVKDMLKRGEARTINEAVEKMELSRSAYYKYKDYVFPFYEASKEKIVTLALLLEHKQGVLSRVLNTIANERGSVLTINQGIPLQGVANATISIETAELVIDLEALLDKVRMVEGVKRLEVLGQA, translated from the coding sequence GTGATAGGACAAAAATCTGTATTTTTTCTAGTTCGTGAAGAAATATTACCTGAAGCGATAAAAAAGACAATTAAAGTAAAAGATATGTTAAAACGTGGTGAAGCACGTACAATTAATGAGGCTGTAGAAAAAATGGAGTTGAGTCGCAGTGCTTACTATAAATATAAAGATTATGTCTTTCCTTTTTACGAAGCAAGTAAAGAAAAAATAGTAACATTAGCACTTTTGCTTGAGCATAAACAAGGTGTTCTATCAAGAGTCTTAAATACAATTGCCAATGAACGTGGTAGTGTGCTAACAATTAACCAAGGTATACCGCTTCAAGGTGTGGCCAATGCTACTATTTCTATTGAAACGGCTGAATTAGTAATTGATTTAGAAGCTTTACTAGATAAAGTAAGAATGGTTGAAGGCGTTAAACGCTTAGAAGTGTTAGGTCAAGCTTAA
- a CDS encoding homoserine dehydrogenase, protein MRKTITIGLLGMGTVGTSVVKILTENANDISQKVGIPVNIKKIMVRQLDKNRNIDVDAEFTTTIDDIINDPDIDIIVEVMGGMNPTKDYIVQALVAGKHVVTANKDVVAKHGQEIFEAADKSKVDFLFEASVAGGIPIIRPLKQCLAANKISEVMGIINGTTNYMLTKMANEGLDFNSVLAEAQAKGYAEADPTADVGGFDAARKIAILASIAFGSRVSIDDVYVEGITTISTEDITYAKELGYVIKLLAIAKDDERGIDVRVHPAFIPAKHPLASVHDVFNAIYIKGDAVGETMFYGRGAGGMPTASAVVSDIIDVARNITHNANSRILCTCFSQKSFCPVQNTESPYYIRLLVADKPGVLAAIAGAFGAQQVSLHSVIQKRKVNNSSELVLITYQVSDANLRLAINTISGMSVVNKISSVIRVEAEDFA, encoded by the coding sequence ATGAGAAAGACAATTACTATTGGTTTACTTGGCATGGGAACTGTCGGAACTAGCGTTGTTAAAATACTTACCGAAAATGCAAATGATATTTCACAAAAGGTTGGTATACCTGTAAATATAAAAAAAATAATGGTCCGTCAACTTGATAAAAATCGAAATATAGATGTCGATGCTGAATTTACCACTACAATTGATGATATTATTAATGACCCAGATATTGATATTATAGTGGAAGTCATGGGTGGCATGAATCCTACTAAGGACTATATTGTTCAAGCATTAGTCGCTGGTAAACATGTAGTAACAGCCAATAAGGATGTTGTAGCAAAACATGGTCAGGAAATATTTGAAGCTGCTGATAAAAGTAAGGTAGACTTTTTATTTGAAGCCAGCGTTGCTGGAGGAATTCCTATTATTCGCCCTTTAAAGCAATGTTTGGCAGCAAACAAAATTAGCGAAGTTATGGGAATCATTAATGGTACAACAAATTACATGCTTACTAAAATGGCAAATGAAGGTCTGGATTTTAATAGTGTCTTAGCCGAAGCTCAGGCTAAGGGATACGCTGAAGCTGACCCTACTGCTGATGTAGGAGGATTTGATGCTGCTCGCAAAATTGCAATACTAGCTTCGATTGCTTTCGGTAGCAGAGTATCTATCGATGATGTTTACGTTGAGGGTATTACTACTATTTCCACAGAAGATATTACTTATGCAAAAGAACTTGGATATGTAATTAAATTATTGGCAATTGCTAAAGATGATGAACGTGGTATTGATGTACGTGTGCACCCAGCCTTTATCCCTGCAAAGCACCCGTTAGCTTCAGTTCACGACGTTTTTAATGCTATTTATATAAAAGGTGATGCGGTAGGAGAAACTATGTTTTATGGACGCGGTGCTGGCGGCATGCCTACAGCTAGTGCTGTAGTGTCTGATATTATTGATGTAGCTCGTAATATTACCCATAATGCAAACAGCCGTATTCTTTGCACTTGTTTTTCACAAAAAAGTTTTTGCCCTGTACAAAATACAGAATCACCTTATTATATTCGATTATTAGTAGCAGATAAGCCTGGTGTATTAGCTGCAATCGCTGGTGCTTTTGGCGCACAGCAAGTAAGTTTGCACTCTGTTATTCAAAAACGAAAAGTAAATAACTCTTCTGAACTGGTATTGATTACTTACCAAGTATCTGATGCTAATCTACGATTGGCTATTAATACAATTTCCGGCATGTCAGTAGTAAATAAAATAAGTAGCGTAATTCGAGTAGAAGCAGAAGACTTTGCATAA
- the thrB gene encoding homoserine kinase, with protein sequence MSITVKVRVPGTTANCGPGFDTVGIACTIYSELELSLSDEGTLRIEIEGEGNGRIPTDRNNIIYQAVQAVLDKVGKPYQGIYLKLYNKIPLARGLGSSAAAIVGGLIAANQATGNTLTQEEIFSMATIIEGHPDNVAPAIFGGITISVMQGNQPVYLRFMPEKMLNMVVAIPEFNLSTHTARQVLPDTITMKDAVFNISRVALLIGALCKGEFHHLQYALEDKVHQPYRLQLIPGMQQVFDAAVAKGAYGAALSGAGPCLIAFTESNCDRIGMAMVQAFAKCDVKSKYITLSIDAEGAKVIE encoded by the coding sequence ATGTCGATTACAGTTAAAGTTCGTGTGCCAGGAACTACTGCTAATTGTGGACCTGGTTTTGACACGGTAGGCATAGCTTGTACTATTTATAGTGAGCTCGAATTATCTTTAAGTGACGAAGGAACTTTAAGGATTGAGATAGAGGGTGAAGGTAACGGGCGTATTCCAACTGATAGGAATAATATTATTTATCAAGCTGTGCAAGCAGTATTAGATAAAGTAGGAAAGCCCTATCAAGGAATATATCTTAAGTTATATAACAAGATTCCTCTTGCCCGTGGTTTAGGCAGTAGCGCTGCTGCTATTGTAGGCGGGCTTATAGCAGCAAATCAGGCAACAGGAAATACATTAACTCAAGAGGAGATATTCTCCATGGCTACTATAATAGAAGGTCATCCAGATAATGTAGCACCTGCAATTTTTGGAGGAATTACCATAAGTGTAATGCAAGGTAATCAACCTGTCTATTTACGTTTTATGCCCGAGAAAATGCTCAATATGGTAGTGGCAATTCCTGAGTTTAATTTATCTACGCATACAGCACGTCAAGTATTACCAGACACAATAACAATGAAAGATGCCGTCTTTAATATTAGCAGGGTGGCGTTATTAATTGGAGCATTGTGTAAAGGCGAATTTCATCATTTGCAATATGCACTTGAAGATAAAGTTCATCAACCCTATAGGCTGCAGCTTATTCCTGGTATGCAGCAGGTATTTGATGCAGCTGTAGCTAAAGGTGCGTATGGTGCAGCTTTAAGCGGTGCCGGCCCTTGTTTAATTGCCTTTACAGAATCTAATTGCGATAGAATAGGTATGGCTATGGTTCAAGCTTTTGCTAAGTGTGATGTAAAATCCAAATATATTACGCTTAGCATTGATGCTGAAGGCGCAAAAGTTATTGAATGA
- the spoIVA gene encoding stage IV sporulation protein A, producing the protein MEKFDLFRDIAERTGGDIYIGVVGPVRTGKSTFIKRFMETMVLPNMIDPYEKERAKDELPQSAAGKTIMTTEPKFIPNEAVEISVKDNINVRVRMVDCVGYTVDGALGYEEQDGPRMVLTPWFDHEIPFQEAAEVGTKKVIDEHSTIGLVITTDGSVTDLPREKYVPAEERVINELKALEKPFLVILNTCRPTSKETRELVAKLENEYDVPVVPVDCIQLNQDDIYAILQEVLYEFPVKEVNISLPKWIEELETDHWLREKFDGAVREVVQYVRRLRDIDRAIDDLSGYDFIADVILHDMDLGNGIAVIEITARTDLFYQVLEELTGFTISGEHHLLRLMQDLSVAKREYDKIASALEQVNLTGYGIVSPQLDEMVLEEPEIIKTGNRFGVRLKASAPSLHIIRTDVQAEISPIIGSEKQSEELVQYLMREFEGEPEKIWRTNLFGKSLNALVREGIQNKLAGMPENTQIKLRDTLQKVVNDGSGGLICIIF; encoded by the coding sequence ATGGAAAAATTCGATTTATTTCGGGATATTGCCGAACGCACTGGTGGTGATATTTACATTGGTGTTGTAGGCCCAGTCAGAACAGGAAAATCAACGTTTATTAAACGATTCATGGAAACGATGGTTTTACCTAACATGATTGATCCATATGAGAAAGAAAGAGCTAAGGATGAGCTGCCACAAAGTGCCGCTGGCAAAACAATTATGACAACGGAGCCTAAATTTATTCCAAACGAAGCTGTCGAAATTAGTGTTAAGGATAATATAAATGTTAGAGTCAGAATGGTTGATTGCGTGGGCTATACTGTCGATGGTGCATTAGGATATGAAGAGCAAGATGGCCCCCGTATGGTCCTTACACCTTGGTTTGATCATGAAATTCCATTTCAAGAGGCCGCAGAAGTTGGTACAAAGAAAGTAATTGATGAGCATTCTACGATTGGTTTAGTAATTACTACTGATGGCAGTGTAACAGACTTACCCCGCGAAAAATATGTACCTGCTGAAGAGCGAGTTATTAACGAATTAAAAGCATTAGAAAAACCATTCTTAGTCATATTAAATACATGCCGGCCAACTTCAAAAGAAACCCGTGAATTAGTAGCAAAGTTAGAAAATGAATATGATGTTCCTGTAGTACCTGTAGATTGTATTCAACTTAATCAAGATGATATTTATGCCATTTTACAAGAAGTTTTATATGAATTTCCAGTAAAAGAAGTAAATATTTCTTTGCCGAAATGGATTGAAGAATTGGAAACTGATCATTGGCTTAGAGAAAAGTTTGATGGTGCAGTACGCGAGGTAGTCCAATATGTAAGAAGACTTAGAGACATTGATCGAGCCATTGATGATTTATCAGGTTACGATTTTATTGCAGATGTAATTTTGCACGATATGGATCTTGGAAATGGTATTGCAGTAATTGAGATTACAGCCAGAACTGATTTATTTTATCAAGTATTAGAAGAATTGACAGGCTTTACGATATCAGGTGAACACCATTTATTGCGTCTAATGCAAGACTTATCTGTTGCAAAACGTGAGTATGATAAAATAGCAAGTGCGCTAGAGCAAGTTAATTTAACTGGATATGGCATTGTATCACCACAGCTGGATGAAATGGTTCTAGAGGAACCAGAAATTATAAAAACAGGGAATCGCTTTGGTGTGAGATTAAAAGCATCTGCACCGTCATTACATATTATTAGAACTGATGTTCAAGCTGAAATATCACCTATTATTGGCAGTGAAAAGCAAAGCGAAGAACTCGTTCAATATCTCATGAGAGAATTTGAAGGAGAGCCAGAAAAAATATGGCGGACAAATTTATTTGGTAAATCACTAAATGCTTTAGTCCGGGAAGGCATTCAAAATAAACTTGCTGGTATGCCAGAAAATACACAGATAAAATTGCGTGATACCTTACAAAAAGTTGTAAACGATGGGAGTGGCGGATTAATATGTATTATTTTTTAA
- the larC gene encoding nickel pincer cofactor biosynthesis protein LarC, producing MKTLYLDCFSGISGNMLLGALLHVGLPEEVLRKNLSLLPVHGYDLIVTKVNKCGISAIYVDVKLNDDDHHDADHHHGHHHHRHLSDVFQIIDDSQLSSKIKTDSKKIFLLLAQAEAKVHGVGVEEIHFHEVGAVDSIVDIVGTAIGLDYLGIQAIYTSALQVGKGFIKCAHGLMPIPAPATAELLKNIPYYNGEMSKELVTPTGAAVIAALSAGHGNMPANFLSETIGYGAGTWDLEIPNVLRMHVGEIKEERIITKAFVVEANIDDLNPQIYPYVMEKLLNMDVFDVWLTPIIMKKNRSATMLSVLVNDSMLDQVIKLIFEQTSTIGLRFYETERKIAMREIIDVKLPWGKVKVKVSAYEGKICSITPEYEDCKIIADEYKIPLKKVQQTALETASIIIKKDAIPEN from the coding sequence ATGAAAACTCTTTATTTAGATTGTTTTTCCGGTATTAGTGGTAACATGTTATTAGGAGCATTATTACATGTAGGATTACCAGAGGAAGTATTAAGAAAAAATTTATCACTCTTGCCTGTTCATGGTTATGATTTAATTGTTACAAAAGTAAACAAATGTGGTATTAGTGCCATTTATGTAGATGTAAAACTCAATGATGACGATCATCATGATGCTGATCATCACCATGGCCATCATCATCATCGTCATCTATCAGATGTCTTTCAGATCATTGATGATTCTCAATTATCCTCTAAAATTAAAACTGATAGTAAGAAAATTTTCTTATTATTAGCTCAAGCAGAGGCTAAGGTACATGGGGTAGGAGTAGAAGAAATTCACTTTCACGAAGTAGGAGCTGTTGATTCAATTGTTGATATTGTAGGTACAGCGATTGGTTTAGACTATTTAGGAATTCAGGCTATTTATACTTCTGCATTACAAGTTGGCAAAGGATTTATAAAATGCGCCCATGGGCTAATGCCAATACCAGCACCAGCTACTGCAGAGTTACTTAAGAACATCCCATACTATAACGGAGAAATGAGTAAAGAATTAGTAACACCTACAGGAGCTGCTGTAATTGCAGCACTAAGTGCTGGACATGGAAATATGCCAGCTAATTTTCTTAGTGAAACAATTGGCTATGGAGCAGGAACATGGGATTTAGAAATTCCTAACGTGCTAAGAATGCATGTGGGCGAAATAAAAGAAGAACGTATAATAACAAAAGCTTTCGTTGTGGAGGCCAATATTGACGATTTAAATCCTCAGATTTATCCATATGTTATGGAAAAATTGCTTAATATGGATGTTTTTGATGTTTGGCTCACCCCAATTATTATGAAAAAGAATCGTTCTGCCACGATGCTGTCTGTATTAGTAAATGATTCCATGTTGGATCAAGTTATTAAGCTCATCTTTGAGCAAACATCTACTATTGGATTACGATTTTATGAAACTGAAAGAAAAATTGCGATGCGGGAAATAATCGATGTGAAACTCCCCTGGGGTAAAGTCAAAGTGAAAGTAAGTGCATATGAAGGAAAAATATGCAGTATAACTCCTGAATATGAAGATTGTAAAATCATAGCAGACGAATATAAAATTCCTCTGAAAAAAGTACAGCAAACTGCTTTAGAAACAGCATCTATTATTATCAAAAAAGACGCGATTCCAGAAAATTAA